The genomic region GGCGCGGCCGGATGGCAAGGCGAGTGCGGGCGGGAAGGGCGCGGCGGAGGCGGGGGACGGCTTCGCGAAGCTCATGCAGAACGGCGCTGCGGAGCCGGAGAAAAGCCCGCAAACGCAGAGCCAAGATGCTGATATTCCTGCGAAAAACGGCGCTGCGCATGGCGATGACGCAACCGCGGCCGACGAGGCCGGCGGCGCCGAGGATGCGGCGGCGCGGCTGAGGCGGCGTATCGCCGGTGCGGAGGGCCAGGAAAACCAAACGAAAACAAAGACTTCCGACGAAGACCCGCGGATCGCCATGCGTCGGGCCGAGGCGCAAAAACGCGACAAGGAAGCGGCGGCGAAGGCGGCCGGGGAGGCCGCGGCGGATAAGGCCGCCGAGGTCACGGAAGACGGCGCTAACACACTGACGGATAAAGAGATTTCGTCAGACCTGCAGGCGTCTGCCCCCGCCGAGGAGAGCGCAAAAACGCAGGATAAATCTCGCCCTGAAGAGGCGAAATCGGGCGAAAAATCTGCGCAAACCATCGATTTTGCGGCGGATGCGCTCGCGAACATCGTGGAGGCGGGAAAAACCAACGAGACAGGCGGAGCAAAAGCGCAGAATGGCGCCACGGGGCTCTTCCCCGGCGCCCGTGCCGTCACGCAAGCCTTTGAAGGATATAAACTTTCCGGCGAGGCGGGGACAACTCCCTACGTCATGCACCGCGTCGACGTGATCCAGCAGGAAACGAACTTCGCGCCGGTGCTGACGCCCGGATCGCGCTTCGCACAGGCGCTTTCGACCGCCGAGCTGTCGCAGAAAACCGTGTCTGCGGAAGGGCTTAGCACGCAGGCGGCGGGGCCGGAGCTGGTGCTT from Rhodopseudomonas julia harbors:
- a CDS encoding flagellar hook-length control protein FliK — protein: MADLPFLTGPARPDGKASAGGKGAAEAGDGFAKLMQNGAAEPEKSPQTQSQDADIPAKNGAAHGDDATAADEAGGAEDAAARLRRRIAGAEGQENQTKTKTSDEDPRIAMRRAEAQKRDKEAAAKAAGEAAADKAAEVTEDGANTLTDKEISSDLQASAPAEESAKTQDKSRPEEAKSGEKSAQTIDFAADALANIVEAGKTNETGGAKAQNGATGLFPGARAVTQAFEGYKLSGEAGTTPYVMHRVDVIQQETNFAPVLTPGSRFAQALSTAELSQKTVSAEGLSTQAAGPELVLGREARGQGRAGTQERGEAALSAKLAETRAATARTADLAEAGADGDNAGLPGGELKRIADAIVAENRGGGGSQTSETGRSANSAASANSPAQQAFNSPARLLRIQLQPESLGTVQVELRMRQGELSVTLKASRPETARMLEEDSHKLSEILKAAGQEPDSVTIQSERALPQIDTSSNAARSGIAFAMGNGSANGGPQAGTQQGGAGENGTGGQNGGGQQTQTPEEQRHGQASEENRSRGGLFV